Below is a window of Culturomica massiliensis DNA.
GGTGTTGCCGGCACCGGAATGCCCGGAAGATTATCCATTACCAAATTTTTAGCCATGAAACGGATACCGATATATTATCTTTTTATTTTTCTGTTTTTCTGTTTTTCTTGTTCGGAAGATATGCCTGAGGAGTGTATTATACCGGAAAGTACAATAACCGAGACGTTTTTTCTCCCTACTTCTGTCATTGCATTTATGGACGTATATGAAGACCCGTTCCGGATGAGGACGACCGCTGCCGTTTCTGATGTTGTGAGCCAGATAAGGTATATCATTTATAACGAATCCGGTGACCGTGTACAGGAGGAGGTCCTGACCGAAACTGAAATAGAATCCGGTTTCCGGGTTACTTTGCCCGCCGGTGAATACCGGATGTGTGTGCTTGGGGAAGGGCGGGTTGTAAATTATACGCCTGTCGGGTATCCGCCTGTTGAGGTACAGGCAGAACCGGCATTGGGAGATATATGGGTCGCTGCCGAACAGAGGTCCCGCGCTGCAGTATACCACGATTATTTTTTTGCCGGTCTGTCTTTCACAGCCGGTAGTCCGGGGGTAAAATCTGTTGTCCTTAGAAGAATTACGGGGTTGGTACAGGTTGATATGAAAAAGGTGGCCCCGGATATTGTCTTACATACGATTTCAATCGGTTTTTCCGTCAACCGGATGTATAATAATTTTCATACGGACGGTCGTTATAGCTGTTCCGGCCAATTTACAGAGAGTACCTCTCCTTATGCCATCTTTCATACCTTGCGGCATAATCCGGAAACAGGATATTACGAAGGTGTTTATTTCCCGACTCTCCCGGATAATTTCGATTGTACGCTTATCATCAGTTACAGGCAAAACGGACGGGTCCGCAACCGTCGTATCCTTCTGTCCGATTTACCGGTAAAAGCCAATCAAAGGACACGCCTGTCCTTGGTGTTGGAATAAATATAGCGCTGGCGTTTATTCGGCTCTTCCCGATAACATACCGTAAAGTAGAAACAAGCCCGGAATTATATGTTAATTTTGCCGCCTTTAAGTGAAATTGAATGACGGTAAAGGAAAACTTTTTTGTCCGGTTTCCGTTTTTCTGAGGTATAAATGAAATAATAATTGAATGAGAAAATTAATGATTTGGGCTTTGGCCTGTATATTGGGAAATTCAGTGTTTGCAGAAGGATATCAGGTAAATGTTTTGAGCGCTAAACAGACGGGCATGGGACATGTCGGAACGGGAATGAAACTGGGGGCTGAGAGTATGCATTTTAATCCGGCCGGGCTTGTTTGGCTGAACAACCATATGGACATTTCAGTCGGCGTGTCGGCTGTCGCAGCTAAGGCTAAGTATACCCATGACGGTTATTCGGCAAAGACGGATAATCCGTTAAGTACGCCTTTATATGCCTATGCCGGTTACCGGATATACGATAATCTGGCAGCCGGAATCAGTTTGACGACACCTTACGGGAATGGCTTGAAATGGCCGAAAAATTGGGCGGGAGTCAATTTAATACAGGATATTTCGTTGAGATCTTATGTGTTACAACCGACTCTTTCTTATAAGATTACGGATAAATTGAGTGTGGGTGTGGGTTTGATGTTGGCGATCGGAAATGTCAATTTATCCCGGGCTCTTATGAGTACGGCCGATTTTCAGATGATCGGTAATATTATCGAGCAGTTGCCGTTGCCCGAAGAGCAAAAGAAATATTTTGTCGAGACGATCCGGGATAATAAGTTCCCGCCTGCAGCGGCAACACTGGATGGGAAAGCCGGTGTGCGTGCCGGATTTAATATCGGCGTGTTGTATGACATTTCCGATAAAGTATCAGTAGGGATATCCTATCGTTCTAAAATAAAAATGCGGGTAAAAGAAGGAGATGCTTCTTTGGACTATGCCAATCGCGCTGTGGAGGATTTGATGGGAACTTTAGGAAAATTGGCGCCGATGTTTGCCGTGCCTAAATACGATCAGGGATCGTTCCGGGCAGAATTGCCCCTCCCTTCCAATACGACTATCGGCGTTAGTTACCGGCCGACAAACCGTTGGGAGTTGGCATTGGATTTACAATATGTCGGATGGAATGCTTACGATTCGCTGAATGTTTATTTTAATGAACCGGAATTGGGAATTTCACCGATTAAGGCTAAGAAGGATTATAAAAATACCATTATAGCGCGTATCGGTGCCGAGTATAAGGCAACGGACCGCCTGGATGTTCGTGCCGGTGTATATTTCGACCAAAGTCCGATTCGTAAGAATAATTATAATCCGGAAACACCGGGTATGAATAAAATCGGTATGTCTGCCGGATTGTCTTTCGAACCGTATAAAAATCTGCAATTCGATTTTGCATTCCTGTATATTCAGGGTATCGGGCGGGACGGTTCCTATACCTATAATAATATCGTAATACCGACCCAGATCGATACTTTTAGCGGACATTATACATCCAGTGCTATTACAGCTTCTTTGGGGGTATCGTATAAATTCTGACCTATCGGTAAAGAATTTGTAATTGTAGTACGTGTGAAAAACGGAGTCTGAATTCATTTTCAGACTCCGTTTTTTGTTTTTCAAAGTTCATATAAATTGTAAATTTTAGATTGTAAATTTTAAATTATCCGGCAACCAGATTCGTGATCAATTCTTTCAGTCTAAAATCGTCAATATAAAATCTGTAATTAAAACGTTCGACAAACGTTGAAGGTTAATTGGTAAGTTTCAATTCGCAGTATTAAAAACTATATTTTAAAATAATTTAATAATAATGCTTGTAAATTTAAAAAAGTGGTGTATATTTGAGCGAAATTTTGAAATTGCTTGGGATATTTTCATTTAGATTTACGGTTTTTTGGAGTTACAGGGGGAATTGTGGATTCAATCTAAAATCGTCAATCTGAAAATCTACAATTAAAAAATAGTTTATTACTGATGTGTGCTGATAAGAGAGCTTATTCTTTGGATGCTTTAAGAGGCTATGCTATTTTGACGATGATACTTTCGGCAACGATTGCCTTCGGCATTTTACCCGGTTGGATGTATCATGCACAGGTTCCTCCTCCTGATCATCATTTTGATCCGACGGTATATGGAATCACATGGGTGGATTTGGTTTTTCCTTTTTTTCTGTTTGCTATGGGAGCGGCTTTCCCTTTTTCTATCGGTAAAAAACTTGCTGGAGGTGTTTCCCGGGTTTGTTTATTGAAAGCTGCTTTGCTGAGAGGGGGGCAACTTACTTTTTTTGCCATTTACATACAGCATTTATACCCCTGGACGTTGAGTTCGCCCCAGGACAGCCGGGCCTGGCTTATATCGCTGGGTGGATTTGTTTTGCTGTTTCCGATGTTTATGCGGCTCCCGTTTAAGTTGCCGGAGTGGGGACACCGTGCGGTAAAGGCCGGGGCTTTTTTGGTCGGAGCTTTGATTTTGGTGAATCTGTCTTATGCCGGAGGAAGGGAATTTTCTTTCGGATACAGCAATATTATTGTACTGGTATTGGCGAACATGGCTGTTTTCGGATCATGCATTTATATTCTGACGTTTGGGAAGCCTTGGGTATGTGTTGGCGTATTGCCTTTCGTGATGGCTGTGTTTCTCGGAAGTACGACAGAGGGTTCCTGGGTGAAGGTTTTGTTTGATTATACGCCGGTTCCCTGGATGTATCATTTTAATTATCTGAAGTATCTGTTTATTGTTATTCCGGGAATTGTAGCCGGAGAGTATTTACAGGAGTGGATGCGGCAGGCAAGCTCTTCAAAGGATAACAGAAGAAAATGTGTGCCCGTTTGTTTGATCATATTGACGCTTGGGTTGATTGTGGGTAACTTATGCGGTTTGTATGCCCGTTGGCTATTGGTAAATCTTTGTGTGACCGTTTTATTGCTGATTTTCGGATTGTTATTGTTACGGAAAGGGGCGGGTGATTATGAGCGGCTTTGGAAAAAGTTATTTTATACGGGAGGTTATCTGTTGTTGCTGGGACTTTTTTTCGAAGCTTTCGAAGGGGGAATTCGTAAGGATCATTCTACGTACAGTTATTATTTTGTGACTTCCGGTCTGGCTTTTATGGCCTTGCTTTTTTTCAATATAATGTGTGATTACTATCCGTACCGGAAGGCTTTGAAATTTTTGATTATGGCCGGACAAAATCCGATGATTGCTTATGTTGCGACGAGTCTGGTCGTTATGCCTTTGCTGGGATTACTGGGGATGACTCCTTATCTGGAGCTGTTGGACAATAACGCATGGCTGGGGTTTTTGAAGGGAATCGTTTTGACGATGCTATCTGCTGGGGTGGCTGTTTTGTTTACGCGTATCCGGTGGTTTTGGAGAACCTGACCGATGACGTATGAATGGTGAAATGAATGAATGCTATATAATAATTGTGTAAAACTAATTTACTATGGAAAAAGGATCGAATAACCGAAGGGATTTTTTGAAAAAAATGGCTTGTGGAGCTTCTGCTTTTATGCTGCCGTCGATGCTTTCAGCCTCAGAGGGGCATGTGGATTTGGAAAAATTAGGGGCGATGGAAAGTGGAAGCCGGGCTTCGGAAAAATTGGACAACAAGCGTTTCGAAACACCGGGAATATTTAAGGGGATGCCGATTAAAGCGACTTTTTTGGATGAGGTCAGTTGGGATATTCCCCATCAGAATTGGGGGATAAAGGAATGGGATGCCGATTTCAGGGCGATGAAGAGAATGGGGATCGACACTGTCGTTATGATTCGTTCGGGCCTGGGAAAATGGATCGCTTCTCCTTTCGATTCGCTGTTGGCTACGGAAGATGTGTATTATCCTCCTGTAGATCTGGTCGAATTGTTTTTGACTTTGGCTGATAAATACGATATGAAATATTTTTTCGGTATGTATGATTCCGGGAAATATTGGATAGAGGGTTCTTTTCAGAAGGAGATCGATTTGAATATGCGGTTGATTGATGAAGTATGGAAAAAATACGGGCATCATCGCTCTTTCCAGGGATGGTATTTGTCACAGGAAATCAGCCGCCGCACCAAAAATATGTCGAAAATTTACGCTGAAGTCGGCAAACATGCCAAAGCTGTATCCGGGAATCTGACGACATTGGTTTCGCCTTATATTCATGGCGTAAAAACCGATCAGGTGATGTCCGGAGATCAGGCAATTTCTGTGCAGCAGCATGAAGCGGAGTGGAATGAGATTTTGGATAATGTGAAGGGGGCTGTGGATATTTTAGCATTTCAGGACGGTCAGGTCGATTATCATGAGTTGCCCGGCTACCTGGAGATCAATAAGAAGCTGGCCGATAAATACGGTATGCATTGCTGGACCAACATCGAGTCTTTTGACCGGGATATGCCGATTCGGTTTTTCCCGATCAAATGGGAGAAATTGTTATTGAAATTGGAAGCAGCCCGGAAGGCCGGTATGGAAAATGCCATAACATTTGAATTTTCTCATTTTATGAGTCCTAATTCGGCCTATCTGCAGGCGCCCTGTTTGTATGAGCGGTATTGTGAACATTTCGGTATAAAACTTTAATGGTATCGGCTAATGAAAAATAGAATAATTTTATCGGTTGTATTTGCCGCTTTGTTTTTTTGCAGCGCTTGCTCCGGGCCTAAAACCGAGGTTTTGGTGATCGGAGGAAGTGCCAGCGGTGTGGCTGCGGGTATTCAGTCGGCACGTCTGGGAGCAAAGACGATCATATTGGAAGAACATTTGTGGCTGGGAGGTATGTTGACATCGGCAGGCGTCAGTGCCGTAGACGGTAATTACAGAATGCCGGCCGGGATATTCGGTGAATTCAGGGATAGCTTGGTGGCTCACTACGGGAGTCTGGGGGCTCTGGCTACCGGTTGGGTGAGCAATGTGTTGTTCGAACCCTCTGTCGGTGCCCGGATATACAAAAATATGGCAGCCCGTGAGCCTAATCTGACGGTACAATATGAGACAAAGTTTATTTCCGCAGAAAAAACGGCAACGGGCTGGAAAGTCGTGGCCGATCATAATGGAAAACAGGAGGTATTTGAAGCTGATATCCTGATCGATGCTACAGAATTGGGGGATGTGGCAAAAGCCTGCGGGGTAAAGTACGATATCGGGATTGAGGACCGGAATATCAGCGGAGAGGCCTGGGCCGGAGATAAAAACTGTGATATCATACAGGACCTGACATACGCCATGATTTTGAAAGATTATGGACCGGAAGCGGATATGACGATCGAACGTCCGGAAAATTATGATCCTTCTCTGTTTTACTGCTCCTGTAAATCCCAGAATTGTACCGATTCCGTGTTGAAACCCTGGGATTTCGATATGGTGATGCGATATGGAAAATTGCCGAATAACAAGTATATGATCAATTGGCCGATGCAGGGCAATGACTATTATACGAATATTATCGAAATGGATGAGAAAGGACGGGAAGCTGAACTGAAGAAAGCCAAACACCGTTCTTTGTGCTATTTGTATTATATGCAACATGAACTCGGAAGTAAAAATCTGGGCTTGGCGGATGATGAGTATCCGACGGAAGACTTGCTGCCTTTTATCCCGTATCACCGGGAATCCCGTCGTATACAGGGCGTGGTGCGTTTTAATGTGAATCAGATACTTCGTCCTTACGATTATACCTTGTATCGTACGGGGATTGCCGTCGGCGATTACCCGGTGGACCACCACCATCAGGCGTATCCGAATCAGGAAGAGCTGAAATCCCTGACATTCGGGCCGGTACCTTCTTACAATGTTCCGATGGGCGTATTGCTTCCCAAAGAAGTAACGGATTTGATTGTGGCAGAAAAATCGGTGTCCGTTTCCAATATCGTAAACGGATGTACGCGCTTGCAACCGGTGGTAACCCAATTGGGGCAGGCTGCCGGAATATTGGCTGCTTTGGCTGTTAAAGAAAACAGAGAACTAAGGGAGGTGACTGTGCGCGAAGTGCAGAAGGTGCTGTTGGAAAACGGTGGTTATCTGATGCCCTACATCGATTTGCCGAAGGATCATCCGCATTTCAAAGCGTTGCAGCGAATCGGAGTTTGCGGGATTCTGAAGGGAGAAGGCAGAAGTATTAATTGGGCGAATGAAACTTGGTTTAGAAAGGATGAACCTGTCGGGGTGAGTGAGTTGAGCCAGGGATTGGCCGATTTGTATCCGACGTTTAAAATGGAAGCTTCCGGGGAATATCTTTCCGTAGAAGAGACGGAGAATTTGTTGGTGGCTCTGGGGGTATTTTTGGAAAAAGAGGGAATTACGGCTGAACATATCCGGAAGGCCTGGGGAGATCTGGGACTCCGGGATTACAAGCCGAATCGCCCGGTTTCCCGGGAGGAGTTTGCCGTTTTGTTCGATCATTTTTTGACCCCTTTCGATATGATCCGTGTGGATATAAACGGGATGCCCGTGTAAATTTTCAGTGTGGCTTTATCCTAAAACGGTAAAGCCACGCTGAATTGTATGATAAAATCGGATATTTTAAATATCTGATAGATAATAGATCTATCTATTATTCTTTTTCAATAATCCATACTTATATTTTAAGATTTTGTGCCATATTCTCAGTTGATGTGAGTGTGTTAAAATTTATTTTTAAATATTTTTAAAAACATTTTCTTGAAAACATTTTATAATAAATATTTTTAATTATATTTGTCGTGTTTTTAAAATGTGTCTACTAATTGTTCGCTATTCTATGTTGTTTGTAGAAATAAAACGGTGCACATTGTAAATGTTCCATAATAATGGTCGATTTTCTTTAAGGTGATTTAATAAATAGTGTGTGGCGCTAATGGCAAGTAATCTTTTATTTGCCAGGAAATTAAGGAATAATGACAAGAAGAAAGATGAATTTTATAGACCGGTCGGTTTTCGACTAAAAAAAACGAACGTTTTAATTACAGATTTTAAATTGACGATTTTGGACTGAAAGAATTTGATGCCGAATCAGCTTGCCAGATAATCTAAAATTTACAATCTAAAATTTACAATTTATATAAACGTTTTTTGAGACTTATTATTGGTTAATGTAATAAAATTGGGATTGATGATTAAAAAATTACTACTGCCCCTTCTGATTATGTTGGTTCTTGGGGCAAAAGCAGAGGTTAAACCGAAGTACATGTGGTTTGATTGTGAGGCTAACTACAAACGTTTGAGTTATCCGGATTCGATTGCTTATTATTTAAATAAGGTAAAGAAAACCGGTTTTACGGATGTGGTGGTGGATATCAAATCCATTATGGGTGAAGTGCTTTACAAAAGTGATTATGCCCCCTACATGGGTGAATGGAAAGGCATTACGCGTGCCGGAAATTATGATATGTTGGGCATTTTTATAAAAGAGGCCCGTAAGATCGGTCTGAGGGTACATGCGTCGATGAATGTTTTTAGCGGTGGTCATAATTTCCATCAGCGAGGCATTATTTATAAAGAGCATCCGGAATGGCAGTCGCAGGTGTATTGGATCGACCGGATTATGCCTATTTCTGAAATGACCTGGAATTATAACGGGATGCTCAATCCCGCGAATCCGGAAGTTCGGAAATACGAGCTGGATATTATCAAAGAGGTTGTGAAAAAGTACAAGGACCTGGACGGAATCGTGCTGGATCGGGTACGTTATGACGGTATTACCTCGGATTTCAGTGAGTTGTCCAAAAAAGCATTCGAAAAATACGCCCGGGTAAAAGTGGAGAAATTTCCGGAAGATTTGATTTATTGGACCAAAGAAAACGGTAAGGATGTGTGGAAGCCGGGAAAACATTTTAAAAAATGGGTAGAATGGCGGTCTTGGGTGATTACTTCTTTTATGGAAGAGGTACGGAAAGAAGTAAAAAAGATCAATAGTCACCTTTTACTGGGGGATTATACGGGAGCCTGGTATCCGGTGTATTATGAGTTGGGCGTAAATTGGGCAAGCCGGAAATACGATCCTTCCAGGCATTACGATTGGGCGACGCCTTCCTATAAAAAAACCGGATATGCCCATTTGCTGGATGTATACATGACCGGTCTGTATTATAACGAAGTAACGATTGAGGAGGTGAAGCAATTGAACGAGGCGAATATGAAAAACCGCACAGAGGCAGCGATGGGAGAAGGCCGTGATTATTGGTATTCTGTAGAAGGCGGTACTCAATTGGCCAAAGAGATCGTATGCGGCGATGTGCCTGTTACGGGCAGTATTTATGTCGATCAGTACAACGGCAACCGGGAACAATTTAAGCGGGCGGTAAAAATGGCTTTGCAAAAAGGAGACGGACTTATGCTGTTCGATATCGTTCATATCATCAACAGGGATTGGTGGGATACGCTGGAAGAAGCAATTCAAGAGTCAACTAAATAAAATCCTAAATTCAATTATTAATTAAAAAACATTCCTATGAAAAGAGGCATTCTGTTTTTTCGAAATTGCCTGATAATGAGAATAGCAATATTGTCATTGTTAATGGTGTTTACTTCGGCGGGGATGGCGTTCGCGCAGTCTGTCGTCAAAGGTAAAATTACGGATAGTAAAGGAGATATTGTTATCGGTGCTACGGTAATGGTGAAAGGGACGACCATCGGAACGGCAACCGATGTGAACGGTCTTTATTCTTTGACAATTCCTGCTAATGTAAAAGGTCCGAAAATATTGTCTTATTCCTTTTTGGGGTATAAAACCCAGGAAGTAACCTTGAAGGATCAAACCGTTATAGACATTGTTTTGCAGGATGATGTAGCTAATTTGGACGAGGTTGTCGTTGTCGGTTACGGCACTCAGCGCCGGGCCAGCGTGACGGGATCGGTGGCACAGGTCGGAGGGGAAGAATTATTGCGGGCTCCGGTAGGTAATATTGCTAACCATTTGGGAGGTTTGGTTACGGGTGTTATTTCCTACCAGACTTCCGGGCAGCCGGGTAGTGACGGAGCCAGTATTATCGTTCGCGGTGCCGGAGCAAAATATATTGTGGACGGTGTACAGCGTGACTTTACTGAAATAGATCCGAATGAAATCGCGAATATTTCAGTTTTGAAAGATGCATCTTCTGCCGCTATTTACGGTTTGGATGCCAGCTCTGTGATTATTGTAACGACAAAGAAAGGAAAGGTTGCTCCTTCCAAAATAACGTTTACAGGTTCTTATGGCGTCAGCCAGAATGCGGTAATGTTGGAAATGCTGGACGGACCGGAGTATGCTTACTGGTACAATAAAGCTCGTCAAATGGACGGGAATGCTCCGGTTTTCTCCGATGAGCATGTGAAGATGATGCTGAATGGAGATGATTCCGACGGTTGGGGAAACACCAACTGGTATAAGGAAACATTTGACCTGGGACGCAATTATACTTATAATGTGAATGCCAGCGGCGGTTCTGAAAAATTACGGTATTTTGCTTCTATCGGAAGCTACAATCAGGAAGGTAATGTGAAAGGATTCAAATACAACCGTATCAATCTGCGTTCCAATATCGATGCGACTATTGCCAATAATCTGGATTTGACGGTAGGTATTGCCGGTCGTATTGAAAAGCGGAGACAACCCGGTTTTTCGGCCAATCCGGGAGATTGGAATAACATTCCGCAACAGGCTATGCGTGCTCATCCTTATGCACCCAAAATGTATCACGGTCTGCCGGTGTCTACCAGAACGGCCAGTACGTGGGTAAGTCCCGAGGCTGCAACAGAGCTCTCCGGTTATAATAAAAACCGTAAAATGGTTGTGGAAACGAATTTGGCCTTGAATTACAATGTGCCCTGGGTAAAAGGATTGAAAGCTAAATTTATGGTGGCTTATGATGCGGCTTATAATCTGTCAAAAGCTTTTTCTACGCCTTACAGAACGATGATTGCTACGCGTCCGGGTTCTGTAAATGACAATATTCAATATACGGAAGCCTGGGATCCCAGAAACTACGCGATAAAAGAGAAGTCGGAAGGATATGCCTTGTCTGAAGGAACGACTCATTATGAGCATATTACGACCAATACCAGTTTGAATTACGATAATCAATTCGGTAAGCACAAAGTGGCGTTTATGGCATTGATGGAAACTGTTCAGAAAAAAGGAAACGATATGAGCGGCTATGTGACCGGTTTTAATTTTGCCGGTATGGATGAACTTTCGCAATCTGTCAATAAAGGCACCGATAAATCTTCGGTAGCCGGTAGCAGTTACGATCAGCGGAATGTCGGATTTGCAGCCCGTTTGAATTACGATTATGACAATCGTTATCTGGCAGAGCTGGCTTTCCGTTATGACGGCAGCTATAAATTCGGCGGTATGAAGAAAGGCAACCGTTGGGCTCCGTTCCCTTCTGCTTCTTTGGGTTGGAGAATGTCGGAAGAACAATGGTTTAAAAAAGCATTGCCTTATGTAGATAACCTGAAGTTGAGAGGAAGTGTGGGATTGACGGGTATGACGGAAGGTATAAATGCTTATATGGACTTGTCAACCCTGAAGCCGCTGGATGCTCCGGCTGCTGTGATCGGAGGACAGGCTGTCAGCGGATTGATGACCAATGTCGTTCCTAATTTCAATTTGACCTGGGCCAAGGGTTTACAATATAACGGTGGTATCGAATTATCGATGTGGGGTGGTAAACTGGGTCTGGAAGTGGATGTATTCTATAAATACCTTTACGATATGTTGAGTAAGGTTACGGGTGGGTTCCCCGATTCATGGGGTGGTTACCACCAGACTTATGAAAACAAGAACAAACAGGAACATAAAGGTTTTGAATTTGTGTTGAGCCATAGTAACCGGATCGGAGATTTCGCTTATAAGGTAGCTTTGAACGGAACGTATACGAAGCGGATTTGGTTGAGGTATACGGACGACATCAATACCCCTGATTACTTGAAATTAACGGGTAAAGAAGTGGGTAGTCAGATCGGATTTATTGCTTTGGGCTTGTATCAAAACCAGGAGCAAATTGATAATTCGGCTATGTTGCCCGGTGATGAAGGAAAATTGCGTCCGGGAGATATTATTTACATGGATAGAAACGGGGACGGTAAGATCACTTATGACCAGGACCGTGGTTATGTCGGTAAGAATGCTTATCCGAAGTTTGTCGGTGGCTTTACCTTTAACGGATCCTGGAGAGGTATCGACCTGTCGTTTATGTTCCAGGGAGCATTGGGACGGGATGTGGCGTTGACCGGAGTTTATGAAGGTGTCGGTATGGATAATTCCTCAATGACGTTGTCTTTTTACCACGATGCAAATTCTCCCCGCTATTTGGTCGAAAATGCCTGGACGGAAGATAACCGGGGTGCTAAATTACCTCGCTTGACAATCGATTCCCCGACAACGCATAATGCATATTCTTCTACATTCTGGTATAAAAACGGGGATTATCTGCGTTTGAAAAATATGCAGATCGGTTATACTTTCCCGCAAAAATGGATGAATGCCGTGGGTATTTCCAATTTAAGAGTGTATGTGGAAGGGGAAAATCTGTTTACAATCAGTGAACTGCAGAAATACAATATCGATCCGGAACAACCGAATGTATCCAACGGATATTATCCGCAACAACGGATATTCTCTGTAGGCGTTAATTTGTCGTTCTAATTAAAATAGTCGAATATTATGAAATATACAATATTAAAATTAGCTGTACTGGTCGGGATGATCGGATTTTCAGGGTGTACGGATTTTATGGATACGACACCGACCGACCGGGTATCCGATAAAATGATTTGGCAGGATGAGGCGAGTGCGAATCTTTACCTGAATACATTTTATGCATATATCGATCGTTACGGGGTGTTCGGGAATGCCCAGTTTAACAGTAATTTGACGGAAGGACTGACCAATACCTTTAAGTACGGGTCGGTATCGATGGGGGCTTTGGCCGGGGATGCCAACTATTATGTATTCAATCCCGCGCTTATATCGCCGGATCAGAATCTGTTGGGCACCTGGGGGGCAACCTATGAAAGAATCCGGAGGATTAACGAATTTTTGGCTACAATGCAGAAATACTCTACGTTTTCTACGGACGTAAATGCGAAATTAGAGGCTCAGGCTCGTTTTTTCAGGGCATATCTTTATTTCCAACTGGCAAAACGGCATGGAGGTGTGATTTTGTATACGGATTTGAATATGTCGAAAAACAAGAATCGCAGTACGAAAGAGGAAACCTATGATCTGATTGAGAAAGATCTGGATTATGCTGCCTCTGTGTTACCGAAAGAATGGGGGGCAGAAAATAGAGGCCGGATCACCAAGGGGGCTGCATTCGCTTTTAAATCCAGGGCAATGCTTTATGCAGAACGCTGGGATAAGGTGAAAGCCAGTGCCGACTCGGTATTTAATTTGCAGATGTACAGTTTGACCGATGCTTATGGGGATGCCTGGAAAGGCGGCAATTCGGAAGCTATTCTGGAATACGAATATTTGAGGACGGGACCGTCTCATGGATTCGACAAATCATATGCACCTTTTGGAGAAATTGAAAATGGCGGAGGCAGCGGAACTCCGACACAGGAAATGGTGGAGTCGTATGAGAAAGCGGATGGTACTCAGGTAGACTGGAGTCCTTGGCATGTTGCAGACGGTACGACTGTTCGGCCGCCGTATGAAGAACTGGAGCCTCGTTTTCAGGCTACGGTTATCTATAACGGATGCGAATGGAAAGGCAATACGATGGAAAATAGCGTCGGCGGAACGAAGGGAAGATTCCTGGAGTACGGTAACGACCCTTATTGTCAGGGAAAAACGACAACGGGGTATTATCTGCGGAAGTTGATGGATGAAACGCATACGGATTATA
It encodes the following:
- a CDS encoding RagB/SusD family nutrient uptake outer membrane protein is translated as MKYTILKLAVLVGMIGFSGCTDFMDTTPTDRVSDKMIWQDEASANLYLNTFYAYIDRYGVFGNAQFNSNLTEGLTNTFKYGSVSMGALAGDANYYVFNPALISPDQNLLGTWGATYERIRRINEFLATMQKYSTFSTDVNAKLEAQARFFRAYLYFQLAKRHGGVILYTDLNMSKNKNRSTKEETYDLIEKDLDYAASVLPKEWGAENRGRITKGAAFAFKSRAMLYAERWDKVKASADSVFNLQMYSLTDAYGDAWKGGNSEAILEYEYLRTGPSHGFDKSYAPFGEIENGGGSGTPTQEMVESYEKADGTQVDWSPWHVADGTTVRPPYEELEPRFQATVIYNGCEWKGNTMENSVGGTKGRFLEYGNDPYCQGKTTTGYYLRKLMDETHTDYTYNSDQSWVEIRLAEVYLNRAEANFRLGNTGAALADMNAVRTRPGVGLPAKSGLTGEELMAAIRQERKIELAYEGHLYWDMRRWKLAHKEYNNYRCHGMKITSEGADNRYEYVDCDFQDRKFLEKTYVLPIPSSELSNNSGIEQYDEWK